The sequence TTCCATCCGTCCTCTTTGACCAGTCGCGCTGCGAGGCGCTCCGGATCGAATGGGCTTCCCAGTACGACGTAGCGTTCTTCGCCCCGGACGGCAACGATCACGACGTCGAGCTCGGCCGTAGCCTCCTCCTCGGAGTGCTGGACTTTGATGTTGCTGAGGGTGACGTTGAAGCGGTCGACTTCATCGAAGCTCGAGCGCACCCGGTCCTCGAGCGTTTCCCGGTCCGGGTGCACGAAATCCGAATAGCTCGAGGACACGAAAGAGAGGAAGGTGTCCAGGTCGGTTTCTTCCGCGGCCGCGGCCGCGGCCTTCAAGGTTCGCGTTACCCGAGCCTGCGGTGACAGATACCACTCCCAAGCGAAGTACGCGAGGGGAACGGCAAAAGTCACGGCAACGATCAGCCGGCCCTTCTTGCCCATACTCGATTGTGACACAACGCGGCCGCGCGGGATCCCAGGCACTCGAGAGTTTCCCACGGGCAGGGTGATGAAGAGCTCAATCCACCCTGCGCGAGCGGGGCGTTCGACTTCGCCTGAGCCGGGGCGGTCGATCGAATGCGGGTCCCGCCACGGCACTGAGCACACCTAATGACGCTCGCGGGGGCGCCTCCGCTGGAGTATTCTTCAGCAAGCGGTGCGAGTCCTCCTTTGCGTCGATGAAGATCCCGTCCTCGACTCGGTTCTTGCCGCTTTCGACTGGTCGATCGCCACGGGAAAACGGGACGAGCTTCTCGTGCTTCACGTGTCGGGCCAAGCCCCGCTTTTCCTGGCCTCACGGGACGCGAAGCCACTCCGGGATACCGACGCTTTGTTCTCGCGGGTCGCCGACAGTCTTTCTCACCTGCCCCTCGGCATCAAGAAGGTCACTGCCAGAGGAGAGCCGGCTCACAGCATCGTCCGGGTTGCCGAAGAGCACGAAGTGGACCTGATCGTTATGGGCGCTCGGGGGGAGCGCCCGGATTTCCTCCTTGGATCCGTCTCGGAAAAAGTCGTCTCCCTCGCCGACACCGACGTTCTCGTCGTCCGGGCGCGTGACGACGAGGACAAGACGGAGCGTTCGTTTCATGCGCTCGTCGCCGTCGACGGATCGGCGGGAAGCGAAGCGGGCATCGGTTCGTTCGTCGAGAAGCTCCGGGCGCCGCAGGCCGAGATCCGTCTCATTCACGTCATCGATGCGCTGCCGGGACTGTGGGAGGTCGGGTCCATGGAGGGTCCCTTCTCCGCATCGCTCGCCGGCCACGCCCGCGACGTATTGTCCCGAGC comes from Vicinamibacteria bacterium and encodes:
- a CDS encoding universal stress protein, translated to MRVLLCVDEDPVLDSVLAAFDWSIATGKRDELLVLHVSGQAPLFLASRDAKPLRDTDALFSRVADSLSHLPLGIKKVTARGEPAHSIVRVAEEHEVDLIVMGARGERPDFLLGSVSEKVVSLADTDVLVVRARDDEDKTERSFHALVAVDGSAGSEAGIGSFVEKLRAPQAEIRLIHVIDALPGLWEVGSMEGPFSASLAGHARDVLSRALELLRRRGLDAECEWRHGSPATQILDVARTGRADLIVVGSRGQSKLRGLLLGTITQRVVRHAPCSVLCARGFAPESAALSAPWFCDDLRPGTGLA